The sequence TCCAGTGCTTCCTCCTCGGCCGATGCAGCTACGTCATCACGTTTCTGGCGGCGGAATTTGGCACGCTGCGCGAATTTACCCGATTTACCTGCGCCGCTTAAACGGGCAAGTGTAGCCTTGATCTGGTCTTGTATCTCTTTTTCCGATGGTTCCTCTTTAGGGCCCGACGGCGCATTAGTTATTGGTGTACGGTTCCTGAAATCAGGACGGCCCGGTGTGTTGGTTGTTGGTTTAACACCGCCACGGTTATCGGGCCTGTTACCACCCTGGCCCTGCTGGCCACCGCCTTGCTGCTGGTTGCCACCTTGTCCCTGTGGGCCGCCGCCTTCTTTGCGCTTACGTTTGCGCTTATGGTCGGCATTGCTGTTAGGGTTAGATGACGACGCGATAGGATTACGCCTTGACGGATCTACCGGCAATTGGATCTTACCAATGATATTCGGGCCACTTAAGCGCTGGGCGCGGGCACGGATCACTTCGTCGGTTTCCGGTTCTTCGGCCGCAGCCGGGGCGGCAGGTGCAGGCGGTGTTTGCGCAACTGGTGCGGCAGGTTTTGGCGCTTCGGCAACTACCGGTTTTTCTTCAACCTTTGGTGCTGCCGGGGCAGCCGGCTCCGGTTTCGGAGTTTCGGCAACTACTGGTTTTTCTTCAACCTTTGGTGCCGCCGGAGCAACCGGCTCTGGTTTCGGAGTTTCGGCAACTACCGGTTTTTCTTCAGCTTTCGGTGCTGCGGGAGCAACCGGTTCTGGTTTTGGCGCTTCGGCAGCGGCAGGTTTTTCTTCAACCTTTTTGCCTAAGTTATCCAGGTCAATTTTACCCACAACGGTAACGCCGGGCAATGAGGCCTCGTTGCGTTGCTCCTGTGGTTTTGGCTTTTCAAAAGCAGGCGCGCTGTGGCCTGTGTTTTTGATCAGGATCTCCTCGTTCTCAAAATCTTTGGAACGGGTGTTTTCAAAAGGTTTGTGCGGTGTTGGCTCAACCACATCCTCACGGCGTATCTTGCCGATGTTGATCTGCTTGGCTTCCTCCTTAATAATTTTATCGGCAGCAAATTCCTTCAACAGGGCAGTGTACATGTCGCCATCCAGCTTGGCCATCGGTTGCTTTTCAACCTTATAACCTTTTGTAGCCAAAAAGTCGACAATGGTACCCATACCAATGTTAAGCTCTTTTACCGCTTTTATTAATTTTATTGATTTGTCTTCTGACATTTAATAGTTTTTCTCGTCTTATTTTATGCAAAAATACGATTTTTTAATTGGTAAATCATCTTTATTCGAACTCTGCCTGAAGAATTGATAACACTTCTTTAATGGTTTCTTCTTCAAGGTCGGTACGTTTAACCAATTCGCCAACGCTAAGGGCCAGTACAGACTTGGCTGTGTCCAGGCCAATGCGTTTAAATTCGTCGATGATCCAACCATCAATCTCGTCTGAAAATTCTTCTATATCCACATCTTCCTCGTTCTCGCCGGCTTCGCGGTAAACATCAATTTCATAGCCGGTTAACTTGCCTGCCAGTTTAATGTTGTGTCCGCCACGCCCGATAGCCAGTGATACCTGGTCGGGTTTTAAGTATACCGCGGCCGTTTTTTTCTCATCATCCAGTTTAATAGAGGTGATCTTGGCCGGCGATAAAGCACGCTGGATATATAACTGAATATTGTTGGTATAGTTTATCACGTCGATATTTTCGTTCTTCAACTCGCGAACGATACCGTGTATACGCGAACCTTTCATGCCCACGCAGGCGCCTACCGGGTCAATACGGTCGTCGTAAGATTCAACAGCCACCTTAGCACGCTCACCCGGTTCACGAACGATCTTTTTGATAGTGATCAAACCGTCAAAAATTTCCGGTACTTCCTGCTCGAATAGGCGCTGTAAAAACTCAGGGGCTGTACGCGAAATGATGATCTTAGGGTTGCTGTTCATCATATCTACCTTGTGCACAACGGCCTTCACATGGTCGCCTTTTTTAAAGTAGTCGGCCGGGATCTGCTCGGTCTTTGGTAATAAAAGCTCGTTGCCTTCATCGTCCAGTACCAGGGTTTCTTTTTTCCAAACCTGGTAAACCTCGCCGGTAACAACTTCGCCTACACGGTCTTTATATTTTTTGAAGATCTCGTCTTTCTCTAATTCTAAAATTTTAGATACCAGCGTTTGGCGTGCAGCTAAAATAGCGCGGCGGCCAAAGCTTTCTAAAGTGATCAGCTCTACATACTCGTCGCCAACTTCCAGGTCCGGATCAATTTTATTCACCTCGGCCAGTTCAATTTCCAGGTCATCATCCTCACTAAAGCCATCTTCCATTACCATACGCGTGCGCCAAATTTCCAGGTCACCATTGTCCGTGTTCACAATTACGTCGCAATTCTCGTCGGTACCATATTTCTTCCTGATCATGCTCCTGAAAACATCCTCAAGCACACTCATCATGGTCGGGCGGTCGATGTTTTTAAAGTCTTTAAACTCCTGGAAAGACTCTATTAAATTAATACTGCTCATTTTATTTGAATGATATTAAAACTTTTATTTCCGTTATCTGCTCCATCGGGATGGCGGCCTCAACAAGCGCGGCCTTTTTCCCTTTTTCTTTTATTTTTTCTTCTATTACAATGTCGTTATCGTTAACTGCCAGTAATTTACCTTCGCGTTTAGTGCCATCAGGCATTTTAACGGATACC comes from Mucilaginibacter mali and encodes:
- the nusA gene encoding transcription termination factor NusA, with the translated sequence MSSINLIESFQEFKDFKNIDRPTMMSVLEDVFRSMIRKKYGTDENCDVIVNTDNGDLEIWRTRMVMEDGFSEDDDLEIELAEVNKIDPDLEVGDEYVELITLESFGRRAILAARQTLVSKILELEKDEIFKKYKDRVGEVVTGEVYQVWKKETLVLDDEGNELLLPKTEQIPADYFKKGDHVKAVVHKVDMMNSNPKIIISRTAPEFLQRLFEQEVPEIFDGLITIKKIVREPGERAKVAVESYDDRIDPVGACVGMKGSRIHGIVRELKNENIDVINYTNNIQLYIQRALSPAKITSIKLDDEKKTAAVYLKPDQVSLAIGRGGHNIKLAGKLTGYEIDVYREAGENEEDVDIEEFSDEIDGWIIDEFKRIGLDTAKSVLALSVGELVKRTDLEEETIKEVLSILQAEFE